One genomic segment of Phyllopteryx taeniolatus isolate TA_2022b chromosome 12, UOR_Ptae_1.2, whole genome shotgun sequence includes these proteins:
- the LOC133486382 gene encoding uncharacterized protein LOC133486382 has translation MGKYGFHERNLEGQMVVDFAKRMQMAVVNTFFSPQRGRNIGLTYKTRDRSTQVDYILCRRCYLKEVTDCKVVVGESVARQHRMVVCKMTLVAGRKMRKTKAEQRTMWWKLRGRVLCSFSGRGETGSRWTGGASRRLDHCSQGDQRGRQGRVLGVSSGRKGERETWWWNLTVQEIIQGKRLAKKKWNTERTEERRKEYIEMRHRAKVEVAKAKQEAYDDMYARLDTKEGEKDLYGLARQRDRDGKDVQHVRVVKDRDGNMLTGASSVLDRWKEYFKELMNEETERSVVDQEVAMISKGEVRKASKRMKNGKAVGPDDIPVEVWKHLGEVAVEFLTSLFNRILAREKMPEEWRKSKKVHF, from the coding sequence atgggtaagtacggcttccacgaaaggaacttggagggacagatggtggtagactttgcaaaaaggatgcaaatggctgtagtgaacacttttttttccccccagagaggcaggaacatagggttaACCTACAAGACCAGagatagaagcacgcaggtggattatatcttgtgcagacgatgttatctgaaggaggttactgactgtaaggtagtggtaggggagagtgtggcaagacagcataggatggtggtgtgtaagatgactctggtggcggggaggaagatgaggaagacaaaggcagagcagagaaccatgtggtggaagctgagaggacgagtgttgtgcagcttttcgggaagaggtgagacaggctctcggtggacaggaggagcttccagaagactggaccactgcagccaaggtgatcagagaggcagacaggggagagtacttggtgtatcttctggcaggaaaggagagagggagacttggtggtggaacctcacagtacaggaaatcatacaaggaaaaaggttagctaagaagaagtggaacactgagaggaccgaggagaggcgaaaggaatacattgagatgcgacatagggcaaaggtagaggtggcaaaggccaaacaagaggcatatgatgacatgtatgccaggttggacactaaagaaggagaaaaggatctatatgGGTTGGCCAGACAgcgggatagagatgggaaggatgtgcagcacgttagggtggttaaggatagagatggaaatatgttgactggtgccagtagtgtgctagatagatggaaagaatacttcaaggagttgatgaatgaagaaactgagagaagtgtggtggaccaggaagtggcaatgattagtaagggggaagttagaaaggcatcaaagaggatgaaaaatggaaaggcagttggtcctgatgacattcctgtggaggtatggaagcatctaggagaggtggctgtggagtttttgaccagcttgttcaatagaattttagcgcgtgagaagatgccagaggaatggaggaaaagtaaaaaagtgcatttttaa